One window of Sinorhizobium numidicum genomic DNA carries:
- a CDS encoding Gfo/Idh/MocA family protein produces the protein MLRFGILSTARIGRELVVPAIQDAENCVVSAIASRDHARARAMADRFSVPHAFGSYEEMLASDTIDAVYIPLPTSQHVEWAIKAADAGKHVLCEKPLALKADEIDAVIAARDRNRVLISEAYMVTYSPVWRKVRSLLADGAIGKLRHIQGAFTYYNRDPGNMRNVPALGGGGLPDIGVYPAITTRFTTGKEPLRVQANTDRDPEFGTDIYSSVRADFGDFELSFYISTQLAARQIMVFHGDKGYIEVKSPFNADRYGREEVELTNQNHAQSQLFRFQDARQYKLEAEAFARAAKGEPEEVVTLESSRLNQKLIDAIYRASEKDGWEQV, from the coding sequence ATGTTGCGTTTCGGAATTCTGTCGACCGCCAGGATCGGCCGCGAACTCGTCGTGCCCGCCATTCAGGATGCGGAAAACTGTGTCGTATCGGCGATCGCCAGCCGCGATCACGCCAGGGCGAGGGCGATGGCCGACCGTTTCTCGGTGCCGCATGCCTTCGGGTCCTATGAGGAGATGCTCGCGTCAGACACGATCGATGCCGTCTATATTCCCTTGCCCACGTCGCAGCATGTGGAATGGGCGATCAAAGCGGCCGATGCCGGCAAGCACGTGCTTTGCGAGAAGCCGCTGGCGCTGAAGGCGGACGAGATCGATGCCGTCATCGCGGCACGCGATCGCAACAGAGTGCTGATCTCGGAAGCCTACATGGTGACCTACAGTCCCGTCTGGCGAAAGGTGCGCTCGCTGCTGGCCGACGGCGCCATCGGCAAGCTGCGGCATATTCAGGGCGCCTTCACTTACTACAATCGCGATCCCGGCAATATGCGCAATGTCCCGGCCCTCGGCGGCGGCGGTCTGCCGGATATCGGCGTCTATCCGGCGATCACCACCCGTTTCACCACCGGCAAAGAGCCGCTGCGCGTGCAGGCCAATACCGATCGCGATCCGGAATTCGGGACCGACATCTATTCGAGCGTTCGTGCCGACTTCGGCGATTTCGAGCTGAGCTTCTACATCTCTACCCAGCTTGCCGCCCGTCAGATCATGGTCTTCCACGGCGACAAGGGCTACATTGAGGTGAAGTCGCCCTTCAATGCGGACCGCTACGGCCGCGAGGAGGTGGAACTGACCAACCAGAACCACGCTCAGTCGCAGCTTTTCCGCTTCCAGGATGCGCGCCAGTATAAGCTCGAGGCGGAAGCCTTCGCGCGAGCGGCCAAGGGAGAGCCGGAAGAGGTGGTGACGCTCG